From Psychroflexus torquis ATCC 700755, the proteins below share one genomic window:
- the folK gene encoding 2-amino-4-hydroxy-6-hydroxymethyldihydropteridine diphosphokinase — protein sequence MNLKPTTYIALGSNRGEKLQLLRKAVDHIYNRIGDVTKVSKLYKTPALGFEGDDFLNAVIEVKTRYSAEDTLEKLLNIELELGRIRIKNKGYQARTIDLDIIFYDDMTIETETLIVPHPRLAERKFVLYPLADIAPELKHPKLGQSITDLVTSTSDTSYIEPVSDQLNTKIATFRQVSYLTIEGNIGSGKTSLAEMIAEDFNGKLILERFKDNPFLPKFYEDQARFAFPLEMSFLADRHKQLMDDISQLDLFSDFAISDYNPNKSLIFSKVTLQEDEYALYKKIFNIMYSDVPKPDVYVYLYQNTERLLKNIQKRGRDYEQNISPDYLRRIHEGYLNFFNSQNKIDVKIIDISDLDFVACREDYLFLLEKISEINSKLSIR from the coding sequence TTGAATCTTAAACCCACAACATATATTGCTTTAGGAAGCAACCGAGGCGAAAAATTGCAGTTGCTCCGTAAAGCTGTAGACCATATATATAATCGCATCGGCGACGTTACAAAAGTTTCTAAACTATACAAAACACCAGCCCTAGGTTTTGAGGGAGATGATTTTTTAAATGCTGTCATAGAAGTAAAAACCAGGTATTCCGCAGAAGATACTTTAGAAAAATTACTTAACATAGAATTAGAACTTGGCAGAATACGCATAAAAAATAAAGGGTACCAAGCCAGAACTATAGACTTAGACATCATTTTTTATGATGACATGACTATCGAAACAGAAACTTTAATAGTTCCACATCCCAGACTCGCTGAACGAAAATTTGTGCTATATCCTTTGGCGGATATTGCACCAGAGTTAAAACATCCCAAATTAGGACAAAGCATCACAGATTTGGTGACATCTACATCAGATACTTCTTATATAGAGCCGGTATCAGATCAATTGAATACCAAAATAGCCACATTCAGGCAAGTGAGTTATCTTACCATCGAGGGTAACATTGGTTCAGGTAAGACGAGCTTAGCAGAAATGATTGCTGAAGACTTCAATGGAAAACTGATTTTGGAGCGTTTTAAGGATAATCCCTTTTTACCCAAGTTCTATGAAGATCAGGCTCGATTTGCTTTTCCTTTAGAAATGTCATTTTTAGCAGACCGCCATAAACAATTGATGGATGATATTTCCCAGCTGGATTTATTTTCAGATTTCGCCATTTCAGATTATAATCCCAATAAGTCACTTATTTTTTCGAAAGTCACCTTACAAGAGGACGAATACGCCCTCTACAAGAAAATCTTTAACATTATGTACAGTGATGTCCCTAAACCCGATGTATACGTATATCTCTATCAAAATACCGAGCGATTGCTCAAAAATATTCAAAAAAGAGGGAGAGATTATGAACAAAATATATCTCCAGATTATTTAAGACGTATCCATGAAGGCTATTTGAATTTCTTTAACTCTCAAAATAAAATTGATGTAAAAATCATTGATATTTCGGACTTAGATTTCGTCGCTTGTCGAGAAGATTATTTATTTCTTTTAGAAAAAATATCGGAAATCAATTCAAAACTTTCAATCCGATAA